The following are encoded in a window of Arctopsyche grandis isolate Sample6627 chromosome 4, ASM5162203v2, whole genome shotgun sequence genomic DNA:
- the Pex6 gene encoding peroxisomal biogenesis factor 6: MSGSKFVVKCIPQELHRSVVLKNLKEVKYNTEHQIIVPITFFDVLYEENIFYRDENSLWVTAIVTKHEKKKFNTDISIVKNFIRKEFGCKKSIDKAEYGKSKDFVEVERVVQIIPFEKLNESEVCVTHVELFNLNTTVSDIQSRNENLYLRFLPIKHMMLAPSFAQRIVLEMVRIPMYIGTDLIDTMVGVYFETPKYLHTGDYFEIDLVEKFTRHLHFKYLNLVKYIKKLRFKCKMIGSDENSTKGYFVVRGETELLQDGNINSFIPRINSVCIKSHDSVLNSVDCIDELFYGNCPFGLDSYLNKLKIAVEPFLINKKVSPIHNELKCSLQAVFLLRGDSGSGCRLLVTLLAEQMGLHFISMSCYQIMSSTAKQTEAKLDALIQKAKDVAPVIIYIENFEIFGMTAEGEEDVRLTASLQTKLKNLFDNFVKYPVIFIINCPHDTELKQNLSRIFLEEFQIKKLTSQDKLKLFKWMIIDKDISLCDSKYELLKNISDCLHKESVVSLDKLKTESVQISEEDVVEMDSTVYLCELCRRKKYYDDILEKIISKTEGFQFGDINSLIHLVLQDGYINQMKFLAEQKSYEDNVVPNIKLIREVDFDVGIDTLRSLQNKKLAPLKIPKVQWDDIGGLENLKKEIIRTIELPLKFPHMFAKSGLKRSGILLWGPPGCGKTLVARAIASQLNANFLSIKGPELLDMYVGQSEKNMREVFATARSSAPCVIFFDEAEAAAGSRGAAGDSGGAADRLVSQLLAELDGVASAQIDSPNAAVVVVAATNRPDLVEPALMRPGRIDKLIYVGPYVGLTDKVRVLKASCRGHNLGKSVDLDAVASNLPEKCTGADLSSIVNHARHQALVKAVRNAESGSIDPAKLSENDIMIEQEDLLSALVDFVPSISKDEMNHYESLRTKLS, translated from the exons ATGTCTGGATCAAAATTTGTGGTGAAATGCATTCCACAAGAACTTCATAGAAGTGttgtattgaaaaatttgaaagaGGTCAAATATAATACCGAACATCAAATAATTGTGCCAATCACTTTCTTCGATGTGTTGTATGAAGAGAATATATTTTATCGAGATGAAAATTCGCTGTGGGTTACTGCTATAGTAACCAAGCACGAGAAAAAGAAATTCAACACTGACATATCGATCGTTAAGAATTTCATAAGAAAAGAATTTGGATGTAAAAAATCAATTGATAAAGCCGAATATGGAAAGTCAAAAGATTTCGTAGAAGTCGAAAGAGTTGTTCAAATAATTCCATTCGAAAAATTGAATGAAAGCGAAGTTTGTGTGACACACGttgaattgttcaatttaaacacCACTGTCAGTGATATCCAATCaagaaatgaaaatttgtatCTGAGATTTCTTCCTATTAAGCATATGATGTTAGCTCCTAGTTTTGCACAAAGAATAGTATTAGAAATGGTGAGAATTCCTATGTACATTGGCACCGATTTAATCGACACTATGGTCGGTGTTTACTTTGAGACGCCCAAATATCTGCACACGGGAGATTATTTCGAAATAGATCTTGTCGAGAAATTCACGAGACACTTACATTTTAAGTATTTGAATTTGGTCAAGTATATAAAGAAGTTGCGCTTCAAATGTAAAATGATCGGTAGCGATGAAAACTCTACGAAGGGCTATTTCGTGGTGCGAGGAGAGACTGAATTGTTGCAAGATGGGAATATTAACTCTTTTATCCCTCGAATCAATTCCGTATGTATTAAATCTCATGACAGTGTGTTGAATAGCGTTGATTGCATTGATGAATTATTCTATGGTAATTGCCCTTTTGGACTCGATAGCTATTTAAACAAACTAAAGATTGCCGTTGAGccatttttgataaataaaaaag TTAGTCCTATTCATAATGAATTGAAATGTTCATTACAAGCAGTATTTTTACTAAGAGGTGATTCTGGTAGTGGATGTCGATTACTAGTAACGCTTTTAGCGGAACAAATGGGCTTACATTTTATATCAATGAGCTGTTATCAAATCATGTCATCTACGGCTAAGCAAACTGAGGCAAAACTGGATGCTTTAATTCAGAAAGCTAAAGACGTAGCACCAGTAATAATCTATATAGAGAACTTTGAG ATATTTGGCATGACAGCTGAAGGTGAAGAGGATGTTAGATTAACGGCAAGTCTCCAgactaaattgaaaaatttatttgataattttgttAAGTATCCTGTGATATTCATCATCAATTGTCCTCATGATACTGAACTGAAGCAAAATttatcgagaatatttttagaagaatttcaaattaaaaagttGACGAGCCAAgataaattaaagttatttaAGTGGATGATAATCGACAAAGATATATCTCTTTGTGATTCAAAATATGAATTGCTGAAAAACATAAGCGATTGCTTGCACAAAGAAAGCGTTGTTTCTTtggataaattaaaaactgaaaGTGTTCAGATATCGGAAGAAGATGTTGTAGAAATGGATTCAACTGTTTATCTGTGCGAATTGTGTAGGCGTAAGAAGTATTATGATGACATTTTAGAGAAGATTATATCAAAGACTGAAGGTTTCCAATTCGGCGATATTAATTCATTGATACATTTAGTGTTGCAAGATGGATACATAAATCAGATGAAATTTTTGGCAGAGCAAAAATCTTATGAAGATAATGTCGtaccaaatataaaattaatacgaGAAGTTGATTTCGACGTTGGAATAg atacattaCGTTCGTTGCAAAATAAGAAATTAGCTCCTTTGAAGATTCCAAAAGTTCAATGGGATGACATCGGTGGTTTGGAAAATCTAAAGAAGGAAATAATTCGTACAATTGAATTGCCACTAAAATTTCCTCACATGTTTGCCAAGAGTGGCCTCAAAAGATCAG gtaTTTTATTATGGGGTCCTCCTGGTTGTGGAAAGACGTTGGTAGCTCGAGCTATAGCGTCACAGTTAAATGCTAATTTCTTAAGTATAAAAGGCCCTGAACTTTTAGACATGTACGTTGGACAGTCAGAAAAAAATATGCGCGAAG TGTTTGCAACGGCTCGTAGTTCAGCCCCGTGTGTCATATTTTTTGACGAGGCTGAAGCCGCAGCCGGTAGTCGTGGAGCAGCGGGGGATTCCGGTGGTGCTGCTGATCGACTAGTCAGTCAATTGCTGGCTGAATTAGATGGAGTTGCTTCAGCTCAGATCGACTCTCCaaatg ctgCTGTAGTAGTAGTGGCAGCTACTAACAGACCAGATTTGGTCGAACCTGCCTTGATGAGACCCGGAAGAATCGACAAGTTGATATATGTGGGTCCTTACGTTGGTTTGACTGATAAAGTTAGGGTCTTAAAGGCGTCATGTCGAGG GCATAATCTAGGAAAATCTGTTGATTTGGACGCCGTTGCTTCAAACCTACCTGAAAAGTGTACCGGAGCTGATCTGTCGTCCATAGTAAATCATGCTCGACATCAAGCTCTAGTAAAGGCAGTTCGAAACGCTGAATCTG GTTCAATTGATCCGGCCAAACTGAGCGAAAATGATATAATGATCGAACAAGAAGATTTGCTCTCTGCTCTGGTGGATTTTGTACCATCTATATCTAAAGATGAAATGAATCATTACGAGTCTTTGAGGACTAAACTatcataa